In Lolium perenne isolate Kyuss_39 chromosome 5, Kyuss_2.0, whole genome shotgun sequence, the sequence cgtATTTTCGATATTGGTGGGTAGTGAAATATTGTAGGTTAAAAATACAATAGAACAAATAATTTTTGCAAATGGGCACATGAGAAAAATAAATGTACAATTGTCATGTTCTTGCTCCCATTCCACGGAGATTTCTTAGGTGACATATAAGCCATGTTCAAAAAATCAGTTGATTAACCAGTTAACTAACCGCTTAATCCATGCTTGGAGGGTCATTGAGTAGCCGATGAACTAATTAGTCAGCCAATTAACTGGTTATTTGGCTGATTAATTGATTATCTAGCCAATTAACTTGCTGATTAGCATATTAATACCCTACTCGATAGCCAACCAAACAGCTACAAGTTAACAATTTCCTCAACATTgcattttttttttcgaaaaagtCCTCAACATTGCATAGAAGAAAAGAAAACTCAAACTACCCTTCTACATCCGAAACCTTATTGTTAACATGTTTCCTTGTAACGGTTAGAAATGCATAACATTCTTTTTGTTCATTCGTTTCCCCTAGCTCTTTAAAGAGGATTTACTGATAAAAAAAATCCAGGGAAATGGTATTTTTTTTTAGATGAGTAAAATGGTACTAGAGGAGTTGTTGATGACGGAGATGAATAAAATAGAATGCAGTTGGCGCCGTAGAATTAGGGCGAGCATGGCCTCGCGGGCCACCACATGGACATGGGTGTGGCCTTTAGAAGGATCCATCTCCATCCACGGCAAAAGTTGGCTCGACTCATCCATGccaatgccatgccatgcatgtggGCCCAAAAAAACATTCATTGTTCCCACACCCTCCCTCCCTGGGGGCCCGCTGGGCCACGCCACATAAATCCAACCTCCAACAAAACAAACGCACCCTTGCCTTTCTTCCTTTCTCTCTCTAGATCTGATCCTCTTGTCCCCCTCAACAACCTCCTTTCTCTCTCTACTTTCTCTCTTAATCCGTACTACGTACTCTCCCTTCCATTACTAATCTGTTTGCTCCAAATAGAAATTGTTCGGTAGCCTATAGCTTTACTCTAAGTTTTAGAGAGAGAGTGTGTAGTGGTGAGAGGAGATGAATGCATGGTAAAACTGATGTTATTTCAGAATTCAGATGTTGTATTTCCCCTTCTTCACTATGTTTTTTTTTCTCATATCAGTACAGATGAAAGATAGAAGCAAAGTGTTAGAAGCAGAAAATTAAACCTTTCCATGCAAATAACACAGGCTTCGTTAgggcaaaaaaaaaaagacaattGAAGTCTGACCCTACACGATTCAAGGATGTCAAAGCGTGGAAAATAGCAGTCAAGTTCTTCCTTAATGGCTGTCCCAGACACGAATGAATCTCCAGACAGGCAGACAAACAGCAGTGACCAGTCATGCTTCTTAACGTCACGCCCGAGCAGGTAATTGTCGCTGATTCAAGGCAGACAACATTTGTAGGGCCAGGTAGTGTTTACATACGACAGAGAAAGGAAAACTCCACTTCTTTCGACAGTTACCGACATGCCATCTGTTGTAATGTTCACTCCCAGACCAATAAGCCAATCAATTACACATCAGTGTTAGCATTCCAAGACTGAGCGATTCATGCAGAGCAACACAACAAGATTGTGACCATTCTAACAGCCCAGAGACAATGCAATAACTCTAATCTTAACAAAGCCTTAAAATGGAAGATTTACAAAGGCCGCAGAGCACAGGGAAAATATAATGTTAAGAAGACTCTGTACAAGATCATGACCAGGTTTATAAAACAGAGACAGTAAAGAGCCCTGATCttaacaagtttttttttttacgGTAAATGACACTTTATTGATTACTTAATATCAATACACAAATCATCCAGGATGCAGTTGGGAGCATAATCTAGGATAAAACCTGAGCTAGCTACATTACAAGATCAATCTAAGGTGTGTGCCACAACATTAATTGAACAACGAACATGCTTGAAAACAGATGAGGAGAGTCGGCCACAACATTGCCCACCGGAGACCTGTCCAGGGTCTTCTTCATACATTGTATCAGGGACAGACAATCAGAAGCGAAGGAAACTGGGAGATATTATCTGACTCAAGAGTGGAAGGCCAGAGAACAAAGGAAAAATAATGTAATTTGAGGCTGGAACTCTGATTTACATGGCCAGAGCACAAATGAAAAAAATCTGATTCGAGGGTGGATGAATGCAGCGAGCACATCTCGGCGATGATTTGTCAACAATGGTAGTGGCACGTTCTCTTGAGATTGAAATCAGTTGAATGTATCTGTTCGTACAAGAATCTGGGGGATCCTGCACAGATGGAGAAGCAACCTGTCAGACAAGATTGCTAACAAAGAAAAGTTCAGGTGGCATGGTTTTTTACTTCAAATTCTTAGTAATCCAAAATTGATTCCATACAAAAATACCCATACCACAGACTGCTTTGAGATAACAAATTATCTTTCTTTAGGACTTGGTTCATATTTGAACTCAGGTATTTTAAGGTGCTTGCCAAAAAAAATTGCACTGCCTGCCAGCATTGTCCTATGGGCAAGCAAAACCAGACAGACTCAACATCTTAAAAGTTTCCCAAAAAACACCTCTCATCAAACAGCACATGAAACAAAACTAAAACCCACAACACAAACAGTAAAAACAACTGCCGTGCACAGAGTAAGTTCCCTGTCTGGATGACCATACACCATTCATGAAAAATAATACTCCCCTTTCCAAAGCACTACATGCTTAGGAAGAAGAGGCACATATGCGAAGcacgcagaagaagaagaaaaaagccttCCTTGCCACATAAACAAAGGTACATGTTATGGTCCAGGCTCAGTGACAGATGATAGCTCAAGTGAGCATCATGTTGCAGTATGAACATATTCTCAGTGCATGTATGCAAGTATGCAACATGTAAAAACaaatgaaatagaaaagaaaatgaacagGACTAACAAGAAAGCTGTAAAGTTTAACACCAGCCAGTTAAAAGAAGGGTCTGAATACAATAATAGCACTATACTATACTCAAGTAGTTAGTTACTCCTATTTCTAACCTTCAATAATCATTCTTCGTCTGGATCCTCCGGACGCTGTAAAAATACAAGGTCAAATTAGAGTGGTGGCTTTTCTTTATGAAATTGACAAGTGAAAGTATATAGTTCTTATCGTTCCAATCACAGTTACAATCATGAAGTTCAGCATAAATCAATGTAACATATGTATGCACCAATATAACCTGAATATTCTGATACTTCTGAAACACTGTCTGGTACACTCAACTGAATAACAGATATGCAAAATTCAACAGTAAAAAAGAGTCACTAGAGAGTAAATGTCGAAAGAAAAACTGTAGTCCATGGGGCTAATGGGGGAAAAGGGAAAAAGAGACTATTCCCAGACTCCAGTTGATCTTAGGGGAGACTGATTTTTTCAGTTGGTAATACTTCCAAATTCAGAGCAGGTTAATTACCATGCAGAATATATTCAGAAAGATAGCTGCAGGGTATTGGGTTGTGACACAGGTTGAGAAGAGAGAATAACAGGAGAGAATAGATTGATTCCTCTTGCTTGACTCTGGCATAGATACATAGTGTTGTGGACATGGGTTGCAGCGTGGGACGGTGGGAGGAGACCATGTGAGAGAAGTATGGCAAGAGTCCATTAGGAAAGTATAGTATTAGGAAAGAGAGAAATATGGCAAGAGTCCATTAGGAAAGCATACTATTAGGAAAGAATCcaattgtattaggaaatatctaACAATTCCTATCGTATTAGGAGAGGTCATAACCTGAGCATCCATTATATAAGGACAATCAATCTAATCTCTCCCTGGTTATTCTCTCTACTCAACCTACGTCTACCCAATCCCTCGCAGCCACGCCGTCTGGCTATCTTCAGCACGGTAGTCACCCCAAACTTCACAGAGACAACAGGGTCCCCTCGCTACCATAAATTGGATTTTCCTAAGTTTGATGGCAAGGAAGACACGCTCACCTGGCTGAATCGTTGCGAGCAATTTTTTTGGGGACAACGCACGGATGAGGCATTCAAAGTTTGGTTGGCAGCATATCACATGGTGGGTGTAGCTCAAGAGTGGTATATGCAGCTGGAGCGCGATGAGGGCATGGCATCATGGCCTCGGTTTAAAGAATGCTGTAACCTACGGTTTGGGCCACCAATCCGAAGCAATCCTCTAGGCAAGATTGCAAGGATGCGGCAATCCGGCACAGTGACAGAATATGTGGAGAAATTTCTGTCCCTGCTTGCTCACAGCGACCCCCTTACGCCAAAGCAGCAAGTTCAGCTGTTTACGTCAGGCCTCACCGACTTGCTCCATGTGGATGTTGAGATGCAAAAGCCGCTAGACCTTCCAGTCGCCATGAGTATGGCACATGCTTACGAGCACAGCGCAACTATAATGGCAACAACCTCTAAGGAGAATTCTTCCATGGCTATCGGACAACCACAAGGTATGTCCCTGAAGGGTACAATTCCAGTTGGAGAAGAGCGGATACTCCGGCGATTGACAGCCGCAGAGATGGCAGAGAGAAGGGAGATGGGATTGTGCTTCAACTGCGACGAAAAATTCTCAACAGGCCACCGATGTCAGCGCCTTTTCTATCTTGAAGTTATTGATGATGCTGAGGAGGAAGATCCGCCATGAACcacagctcgaggacgagctgtgtCTGCATGGGGGGAGTAGTGCTGTGGCGTCAACAGTATAGATGGCAGCAGCTGACAGAAGCTTCCATAATTAGGGTCCAGATAAATTACTATAGCAGGCTAGCCGTATTGAATAGGGTAGTAGCAGTTATTTCGTGTCAGGTCCAAGCAGTAATAAACCCCCAATCTTCCAATTGCTAATCCCTACCTCTCTAATTTCTCTGATCTACCCCCATTATCTTCTCAACTCTCCGGTCACGGCACCAACACGCAGGCGACACCCTCGCTCGCCGGTGAACCATCCCTATAATCTACACAGCAGAGGCGTCCACAACACATAGATTTATGAATACAATGCTACTGCCTAGAAGACTCATTATCTCCCCATGTCAGACTCCATGTTAGCATTCTACAACAGTTGACCTGAAACAACAATGGAGCATCTGTTTTTATGTGTTGGTACCCATGCAGTATGGCGTGAAATGATCTTCAGTCAACCCTAATTCTACTAGACAGTTGACATGAATCCTAAACAGAGGAATACTCATGGTGCTGGCCTTATGTAGAGTCCAAGTGGGAATAAAGCCATCCCTGTTAGTAAAAGCAACAAAAGACTAGTGACAGAAAGTTGGAGGCTTGGAACACAAGTGATGCAGCTGAGGACAGGAGAGAGGGCCGCCCAGACAGGTTTGGTAACAATGCCGTATACAGTTAAGTCAGAGTTGAAAATACACAGTATCGCCCTTCGATGCAGCTCTATGATGGAAAAGTACTATTTCTATGTACATATGAGTAATCCAACAGTTATTTaacatcaaagaaaaaaaaattataaGCATGTTTACTGACATTGATAGCAAAGGCTGAAGCTGAAGCTAGCAAGTAACAATATCATAGTGACTCTTAGGCTACAGTTAGCTAGAAAAATATATTTGACGTGCCCAAGAAAAGCAAGGTATTCTAGAACCCAGATGCTCTAAAAGATGAACAAAATATATCAGCAACTTGTTCAGTGATTAAGAATGTCATACCGGTAGGAAGTCCCAATCTTCCTCTCTCATATCAAAATCTTCGGTAGTTTCTTCATCAAGCAGTAACTGAACCAAAATAAATATTAATTAAGCAATTACTCATTAGATATCATTGAAAAAACATCTATTGACAAACTCACAGTATGCATTCCAGTGTACTCATCATAATCATGTACAACTGCTGGGATATACCTGAAATAGATAGTGTTGAGagacgcggggggggggggggggttcaaaTTGATCAGAGATGAATACAAAAGATAAAAGGACATCTAACTTTCTCAGACGGATTTGAAGTTGTCAATGCATACATTTTGTCCCGTCGGTGCCACAAACGGATGATCTCCCCAATACAATTATCTGAGGTTGTCTTTCTTTTCTTCATATCATACTGACCTTGTGAGCTCCCCGAGTTGCCATTGTGGAGGACAAATGAGTTGACCGACTTAGATGCACCAACCCTTTTTCTGCAGTTTGAAGATCCACAATGACAATCTTGATCTGCTCCAAACTGGACAAACCTGTAGATAAGAACATGGGATTACAAATAGAAACAGTTTTTTATATACAATGTGGTAAATAAACAACAATTTTTTTTATAATAAGTACTTATTAAGTAACAAGGAAATTCGATGAGCATACTTATAGTCATAGGTCAGCTCCTCCCCTTTCTCTATGTCACGAAGAGAAAAAATTCCAACTCTGGTCTCTCCATCTACAGTCCTGAAGCAACATGATACGAGCATATGCCAGGGTCATCAACTGAGATGTAGAATAAGCAGTACAATGTAAGACTAACCATTTCTGCATCTCTGTGTTTGGTTCACAACTATGATTGATAAACCTGGACTTGTTTCCcttgtttgttgcatcaatgaCCATATTGCTACTGACCTCACAAAGATAAAAGTTAGTGTACCGCTGTCTCTTCATTTTCCATAGTCTCTCCTCACAAGTTCTGTTATCAATAACTACAATATTGATGCAAGATATATGGGTATTAGTTTGATCGCCAGTGTACAACGTGAGGAACCATTATAATATATAAAATTACAGTATTTGTCTGCAATTCATTTGTTTGCTCGACAGAGATTTCGACAAAGCCATACCTTCTCCTACATATTCTATAACAAATTCTCCTTTCTTTATTTCGTCCTCAGCTACCAATCCAAAGCCACATTTCTCTGTCTAGAATAAAATAAATAGTCTTTTAGAAAACCATGCAGAAGGGATAAGTATTTACTTCACAGCAAGTAAAAGTTTATAAAACAAGTAAGTTTACACACCATTTGAAGTTTCACATGAAATCAACAATTCAAAACATTAAATAATAATGTTTGGTAACAACATACAACAATATCAAACATTAAACAGCTGGTTAGATTCTCTctaaatgttaacaagtaaagtttgGCAATTCTAAAGTATTATGTGTTAAGTACTGTACTGCTTCTATTGTGCGTGAAGATACTATTTCACCAGATAAAACAAATTTCACTGAGAAAAAGATTTGCCATAGTTTAAGGTGCAGGAACAGTTCATAGAAAAAATGTGACTGTATATTTTGCAACCGCATAGATTATCTCTAATGATATATGCAGATATAAGGCCCAACTTTAATCAGTCATACCTTAATCAATTTTGTTTTTGTCAGAGGTCGAAGTTGGAAAGATTTATTGGCACAGTTGTTCTGACATTTACAGTTTGATGAACAACAAGAGAACAGCATCCTGCACCAATAAAATAGTAATTTAGGGAAATAAAACATGACATGCTAAAACCACAAGTACATTAATCAAAAGCTAGGAAAAAAATTATGAATAGAGAACAGATCAGTTTTGCAATTATATTATCTGCTGCAATTGTCTGCACGTgcatgcacacacacaca encodes:
- the LOC127300619 gene encoding histone-lysine N-methyltransferase ASHH3 isoform X1, producing MSSLATVEPEQVFHVLTEALKDPADFVDFDLPSALKEWKLGYYTPIKRNVYLTKKRVEDDGIFCSCSLSLETSVTCGKDCQCGMLFSCCSSNCKCQNNCANKSFQLRPLTKTKLIKTEKCGFGLVAEDEIKKGEFVIEYVGEVIDNRTCEERLWKMKRQRYTNFYLCEVSSNMVIDATNKGNKSRFINHSCEPNTEMQKWTVDGETRVGIFSLRDIEKGEELTYDYKFVQFGADQDCHCGSSNCRKRVGASKSVNSFVLHNGNSGSSQGQYDMKKRKTTSDNCIGEIIRLWHRRDKMYIPAVVHDYDEYTGMHTLLLDEETTEDFDMREEDWDFLPDPPDSCTNRYIQLISISRERATTIVDKSSPRCARCIHPPSNQIFFICALAM
- the LOC127300619 gene encoding histone-lysine N-methyltransferase ASHH3 isoform X2; its protein translation is MSSLATVEPEQVFHVLTEALKDPADFVDFDLPSALKEWKLGYYTPIKRNVYLTKKRVEDDGIFCSCSLSLETSVTCGKDCQCGMLFSCCSSNCKCQNNCANKSFQLRPLTKTKLIKTEKCGFGLVAEDEIKKGEFVIEYVGEVIDNRTCEERLWKMKRQRYTNFYLCEVSSNMVIDATNKGNKSRFINHSCEPNTEMQKWTVDGETRVGIFSLRDIEKGEELTYDYKFVQFGADQDCHCGSSNCRKRVGASKSVNSFVLHNGNSGSSQGQYDMKKRKTTSDNCIGEIIRLWHRRDKMYIPAVVHDYDEYTGMHTLLLDEETTEDFDMREEDWDFLPRPEDPDEE